Proteins encoded by one window of Chloroflexota bacterium:
- a CDS encoding competence/damage-inducible protein A produces MNAEIISIGTEILLGEITDTNAGYLAAQLPLLGVDLRWITVVDDNLERLTEAFERAWGRSDLILTTGGLGPTQDDLTREAIARMLGEELKVSDALGQELRAIFTAMGRDMPPSNIKQATLIPSAQGILNPRGTAPGWWVERNRKIIVAMPGPPHEMQRMWEKEVMPRLHERLQKDVVLLRTIKSFGLSEAEVDQRASPLFSSVNPTLGIYAKPDGIHLRLIARAFRREEAEKMIAQAEGQLRDALADHIWGFDDETLEGVVGQLLSRQGLILATMESCTGGLLASTLTDVPGSSAYYKGGFVAYSNEMKIALGVDGRLIEKHGAVSRQVAEAMAEAARQQLKADIGIGITGVAGPDKLEEKPPGLVYVATSDKAGRKSAEGRYPPRRIDVKRRATTHALFLLRQRLLKPNPKS; encoded by the coding sequence ATGAACGCTGAGATCATCTCCATCGGCACTGAGATCCTCCTGGGAGAAATCACCGACACCAATGCGGGCTACCTGGCAGCCCAATTGCCTCTGCTCGGAGTGGATTTGCGCTGGATCACCGTGGTTGATGACAACCTGGAGAGACTGACTGAAGCCTTCGAGAGAGCCTGGGGGCGCTCTGACCTCATTCTCACCACGGGAGGTCTGGGGCCGACACAGGACGACCTCACCCGCGAGGCCATAGCCCGGATGCTGGGTGAAGAGCTCAAGGTCTCTGATGCACTGGGGCAGGAACTGCGAGCCATCTTCACCGCTATGGGAAGGGATATGCCGCCGAGCAACATCAAGCAGGCCACGCTTATTCCCTCTGCTCAAGGCATCCTCAACCCCAGAGGCACTGCCCCCGGGTGGTGGGTAGAAAGAAACCGGAAGATAATAGTGGCCATGCCTGGCCCGCCGCACGAGATGCAGCGTATGTGGGAGAAGGAAGTCATGCCCAGGCTTCACGAGAGGCTGCAGAAAGATGTAGTGCTCCTTCGCACCATCAAGTCCTTTGGCCTGTCCGAAGCGGAGGTGGATCAAAGGGCCAGCCCTCTTTTCTCATCGGTCAATCCCACCCTGGGCATCTACGCCAAGCCGGATGGCATTCATCTGAGGTTGATCGCCAGGGCCTTCAGGCGTGAAGAGGCCGAGAAAATGATTGCTCAGGCCGAGGGCCAACTCCGTGATGCCCTGGCCGATCACATCTGGGGCTTCGATGATGAAACTCTGGAAGGAGTGGTAGGGCAACTCCTCAGCCGACAGGGACTGATATTGGCTACTATGGAATCCTGCACCGGGGGTCTTCTGGCCAGCACCCTGACTGACGTCCCGGGAAGCTCCGCCTATTATAAGGGGGGCTTCGTGGCCTACTCCAATGAAATGAAGATCGCTCTGGGTGTCGATGGCCGGCTTATCGAAAAGCACGGAGCAGTGAGCCGCCAGGTAGCTGAGGCCATGGCGGAGGCAGCTCGGCAACAACTGAAGGCAGATATCGGCATTGGCATTACTGGTGTGGCCGGCCCGGACAAACTCGAGGAAAAACCACCGGGCCTGGTTTACGTCGCCACATCAGACAAAGCTGGGAGAAAATCGGCCGAAGGCAGATACCCACCCCGCCGGATAGACGTCAAACGCCGTGCCACCACTCATGCGCTGTTTCTGCTCAGGCAAAGGTTGCTCAAGCCAAATCCGAAATCCTAA